The stretch of DNA AAACCTGTCGGAGGCAAAACGCCACCGCTGCTCGCCTGCATTCACTACTTAGTGAGGGAGAGCTGGCACTACCAGCAGAAAGCCTTGAAGTTCTATCAGAGACAATCTAGTACCTGTTGGGAGATGAGAAGGGGGACATTTTTAGTTAAAattagtgtttttctttttataaagaCTATGATATGATATCAATTAAATGCAAAACCTAAACTCAAAAAGGTTGCATTTACAGCTATGGCTTTGGGTTATGTTTTACAGGTtttcaaagaataaaaaagaactATAAATAACTGCTAGATAATGTTGTTTAACAGTTTTCCTATGTATGAAACCCTTGTAAGCTTGTACATTAGATCTGTATGAAGGTTTGTGAaagcctgaaacaacaacacaacaatggtTTGTCTGTGTTAAGTTAAACTTTTTATTTCAGTGgtatgttttgagctgtttatATAGTTTAAAGAGAAGTATTTGTAGAaattgtaaatataaattatctTTTTCTTTGGATTAGGATAAGCATTATATGTCTACTACGCATTCacaaaagctgcttttttttgATTCAACCAAACCACTTCGCTTTACAAAGGCCTTAAATTATTAgttctatttatttaaaagATAAATGGATAGGGAATCATTGGATATGAAATACACCTAGATGACTGAGAACCTTCACTAACAGCACAGAAGTTACCTCTAGACGTCTTTAAAGTTTAAACTTTACTCTTTGACAAAGAATAAATTGCATCAAATGTAAAAGTTTACGGACGTATCCTATGTGCGTATTGACGCAGTCTTTGTGGCTCCCTCACCAACATGGCCGCCAACGTTGGCCACTCGGCTCCCGTCACGTGCCTCGGCCTCTAACCAATCACCTCCCTCGTCGGGAAGCACTTCCGGTGCCGTTTCCTGTCAGTGTTTATAAACTGAGGAAAAATTGGAAGTGCGACAAGAAATAATACCCAACAAACTCTGAGAATCGGAAGGTAAGCGGTTGGTTTCCAGTGCGCGCGACTCGCGGCTCCGTGGTCAGCGTGTTACCCGCCGGTTGTCGGTGCgtagcagctgcagccggtgagcggtgttgtttttgtggccGGACGGAGCGGAGCCCGCACGCCCtgcctgctgttgttgtgttgtctggGTCGGTGGGGGTTCGGGCACACAGGAGTTGTCCCTAACCCCAACTAGTGGCTAGCTAGCCGGCTAGCTCGGCTCAGGCTCCCCGCACATTTCGGTTCATGTGCTAGCGGGGCGTATGAGCTACGCACAGCGGGCTGCGTCTCCATTGTGCTGTTGAGCAGAGGGCGATCACTTTTACGTCAACGCGCTCATCGTTTAGTTCAAATCATAAACCACCACCACAGTGGACAAATACTGTTGCAGGTAAAAGTCCTGCATTACAAATCCGACTTATACGCTAAACTAAAAGGTATAAAGACGTCATAAGTTCACACAATACATATTATTGAACCtaaaattaatttattcatcGTAATGTTTAGTGTCGCTGCCGGTAACAATAGAGCTGATATTTGCGATAATTCATAATCAGGTACGACGATAGATGCTGTGAATAGTCTGTTATTCGTCGTGTGGTGTTTTGTGTCATTGCTGGCTTGTTGCATGAACTAAATCTGCTATAAACGTCTAACAGCTGAGTCTTAACACTAATATTCACTTGGCTCAATGTGTAGAAGCTGTAGGTTGCTCAAATCTGGTCTCCGCAGGGCAAATTACAGAAAAAGTAAATGCTAACAAAACATTTCTAAGCTAATGAATAACCATTATGAAGCATAAATTATCTTattgcagcttttattttccacattgAAGTTTGAATAGCGatggcctcttcctcctcctggtgtCCTGACCACAGTCGTCCCTGAGCATTATGCATTTTGCAGTCCTACTGATCTGGTCTTTGTGCCCACAGTGCAAAATCCTGTTTGTTTATTGACCATATATGTTTAATAGTGGATTGATGAATATTTAGTGTTTGAGATTCAGATGCAACTGTTGGAGGGGAAACTGCAATCAGTCCTTTTCTTCTGTAATTGCCATAATTCTCACATACCTGACTCCTATGTCTCCTATAacaatatttttcttttctggtATTTAGCTGTGAAATGTTTACTTCCTGACTTTTTGCATGGTTTGCGTCTCACAGCTGCGTTCGCTTAACATTCGCCTTATGGCCAAACTAAAATGCTTCCTACAGTTTTTTAGTTTGACCACATTTCTACACCATTTGTttgaatacatttttataaaattTGACTTGCttgctgtgaaaacatttgGTGTACACCAAACCACTGGGGCTATCTCACCTGACCTGCTCATATTATTGCTGGACCTAAATTTCTGGTCCTATATCTAGATTTAACGATTTGAGAGACCTAAACAGCGATCTGGTTTTCCAGACCCTGATTCCAGTGTGTAAAATTGTTAGCTTTACGATGTCATGCCTCTACTTTCAGGCTTTGGCCCCTGATGATTTGGGTGTGTGCGGTCTCTTCAGTCTCCATTCATCCTGAGTGAACCCTCTCTGTTTCCCACACACTCATTAAAACCTCAGCGATGACACACCATTCCAACATCTCTGTACGAGATCATATGAAATGGGTCAGTGGAACTTACCTCCAGAATCAGCATCATAGGTTTAGTGTGTCTCGTTGAGCAACACCTCTGTCTTCGTGCTTCTGTGACACGTCCTGTGGACCCCACCTTGCGTTGacatgctgtttgtgttgtcaggCCGGGTTGCTGGGTTGTGAGGCGGTGTTGTCCAGCATGGCCCTGATGCAAGCTAACAACATCTCAGGCCAGAAAAAGATGATGTCCCCCTTGAGCCAGGGGCACCGGGCCAGTCCtgatagccaccagaaccactcGCAGCACAGCCACAACCACCATGGACACCAGGTTCACCATGCACAAGCCCACAACAGCCACATGGGTCATTCTTCAGCAGGCAGCTGTCCACCTCTGGTGAGAAAGATGCCACAACTTCTTTAGTTCTTTAGGGAGACATGAAGACGacttaaaatgtttgttaaaatatCTTGCCCCACTTTTATGGTGGCACAAGAAACTGAAATTATtaactaaaatattataaatcTAAAAATATAGGAATATTAACACTGTATAATGTAGCTGTAGACAACAGACTTCCACATGATAATAAACAATTTAAGTTTGTTAATGCAAAGTCTTTGCTTACTAATATCcatgttgtgtttatttcaaaaGCTCATCCGAAAAGACGGCGATTATCACTCAAGAATGATGGATGAGAAGGACATGCAGGCAAACCAGAATATGCAACccaagaaaaagcacaaaaaatcAGGTTCATCCAACAAAGTCAAAGAGGAGGTAACAACACTTTAAAGGCTGTACTGAAAACCCTCAGAGATGCACCCTAAATTCCTAGTTGAGTTATTTTGCTATTCTTTTTATTGCCTTTAGCATTTGCTACCAATCGACATGGATGAAGACAGTTCCCTGAAAGTGCAAAAGAACTTCATCTGTGACCACTGTTATGGCGCGTTCCGCAGTAGCTACCACCTCAAACGACACATCcttacacacacaggcaagGACTCACCACTGGCCTTTAATCCCCACTAGATTTTTCTTAACAGGTCTCATCTGTATTtggaaaaaatattaaaatcatTCTAAATACTGATAAATGGTTATGGCTGCTCACAGGGGAGAAGCCATTTGCCTGCGATGCTTGTGACATGCGATTCATACAGCGTTACCACCTGGACAGACACAAGAGGGtgcacagtggagagaaaccgTACCAATGTGACCGCTGCCACCAGGTGGGGCACACGTTCTACATGCTACATGTTCTACATGTTTCATTCACTTCACTTACCTTCCTTTAGTAATTATGTGGGGAACCATGGTGGGGAATTCTTCAAACTATAAGACTGCAGCtgtcaaatgttttataaatctACACAATCATCTGAGAGCATTTACACGCTTTTGTaggtttctgtgttttgtgaGGCTCTAATTCTCCAGCTGTACCAGCAATGCATGCAGTGTTCCATTTCTTTATGTGAAAcatcccttttttattttgtggctTCAGAACTTCTCGCGGACGGACCGGCTGCTGAGGCATAGACGACTGTGTACAGTTGGAATGAGCAAAGAGGAAAACCAGTACTCGCAGGATGCATCTGCTCATCCAGCTTCCTGGAGTCCCCTACAGCCTTCCAACAACCGTCTGACTGTCTGATCCTCAGCTTCCCACAGAGACCCTATGGACaacagcagcctgcagctcagGGACACTGAGCACTGGAGCTGTAGGGTTAAAACCCGCCTAGCTTCAACACAACCACACTTCACCCGTTCAGAGATTCAACTGTGGAAGTTTgtacctttttaaaataaaaagaaccTACTCTTCTAGTCACTATACAGACAAAAGTTGGAAGAACTCATTCATGACCCCAGATGGCAGATTGTAGTATTTTGGCAATAACTGAATGAAagatctgcttttttttttttttgaatgctTGTAGGATTTTTGGTACTGGTGCCATAGGAGTTGAATGATTTAGACAGCATGGACTACCAGTAGACAGGAACCGTCCTGACCTGGAACCACCTTCAGCGATGCTTCTTCCTACAGATGCACTACACTTATATTTTAAGTCCcacttgctttgtgtcctttCATGTACCAGACACAGTtctgctgtggaaaaaaaaggcaaacagcCACCATTCAACGGGTGCCGTGTGCAGCGCATCGAAACATATATATTGTTAACACAGCGCtcatacattttaatttgaagtttCCACACACGTTTTAAATCGTCCTAAAATGTATTAACTTCCATTTGTCTGTAACTCTAGAATAACTAAAGGTGATTTAATGCTAAGTTTCTACCACATTAGCCCCAATTTTCCATTTGGGGCTAATCTTGGTATTCGCTACTATTTTAGCACAATATTTTCACTGCTCTTTGTTTTCAAGGGGATTAGTTACTTTATTTTCATACAGTAGCACATGGATAATTTTTATAGGAACAGCCCAAATAGTTTCATGCTGTTAAAGTATTATCTTTTATAATGTAAACAGGCTGTAGGTGGacaaatgtttccttttttccacATCTTCCCCAGTGTTCTGATTCTTATGGTTTTAAATGAATGGCATCATTCCAAAATCGTGTTTTATGAATTATGGGTCAGCATATTATTTTGACACCCACAGTCCAAGAAAAGATGTTGCATTGTGAACCGTGGACAATACTGATGGTTAAAGATCTGTCATTATTGGTGTTACAGGGAGATTTTGTCAATCGAGTGCTCATGAACGTGGTCTTTGTCAGTCCTACATATTTTACGGGCGACATGACTGAACCTCCAGTTCACCTCTAAGCATCTTCAGTGAAGATGTTCAGTTGTACATTACTCTATTGTATGTTCACAGGCCTCTGTGGGAATGAGTCCGTTTGTAAGCACTGGACTGAAGACCGTTGTTACCTGATTGGACTAAACCATTTAACAGCACTGGTTGTTACTGGTAGTTCATCTGCTGCCAGACCCTCAGATTGTGGTAAAGGAGTTTGATGCCCATCACTCACCTGTCTGCTGTTTATGAagttaatatatatttaaattgtatTAGGGGTAGAAAATAGTTTGTACGGGACCTACACTCCAGAGGTGAATCAAAGTCTTAGAGTTATAATCCACTGTCTGATGATTTCTTATGATGACTGAGGCTACAGCAGGGCAAAGAGCCGACTCTTTCCCTTTTAGAATAATTAgtcaatatatatattttgtattttcctttttgcaTTTATTTGTTGAAAgaacttgtgtgtttgttttggtacAGAGAGCTATGAACAATGTTCTCCCTGCTTTTTGTCATTTAAGAAGGGAAGTGAAGATTGTTTTAACACCGTCAATCATGATCTAGTGAAAGGAGCTTTAGGCCCAGAGTCTGAATAAAACTGTTACATTTTTAATACACTATTCTATTCTGTTCGATTCATATACATTAGTTTAGATCTTCAAATAGATCCAGTATGTCATTCTTCCTGAAATTCAGAAATAGGTGTGTGTTGTCATAGGCAACATACAGACCTTTCTCGGCTTCAGGCTCCTAAAGACAAAAACAACTAGAAGGTTCAGAAATGTTTAATGCACAGTGTTGCCAGCAGGTGGCATCCATGACCACAGTAAAATGAAAGCCCCCCTTCTAACAAGCCCCAGTGGTCTGGCTAAAATCACATTAATTACGACATAAATGTATATTAGACTATGTACACAAATAAACTTCATACAGCAGGTAGGTAGAAAAACACGGCCTGTGACTTTACTGTTGTAAAGGCCTGAGGTCCTGTCTATGTCTAAAGTGACTATGATACAGAACATTTGTTAGGAAGCATTAGAATGCATATTAAAATTATGACAAAATATTTGACGTGAAACTACAAAGAAGAGCTAATGTTTGCATTTATGAACATTTCTTATTTTTGTAATTAGCTAATGCTGCCACACATGGCAGCTCAGTTTTATTGGCTGGAACAAAGGCTCGCCTGCACCACAAGAGGGAGGTATGTGCTAAATTGCTGACTGTTCAGAGGCTCTTGTAAAAATACACAGGTCTTCAGTAGTTTTTAGAGTGATGTTGTATTTAGTACTGAAAATGTCAAAACAGGCATTTTTTGAATTTAAGACTACAAATCTTAAGTTGACTGGTGTAAAACAG from Betta splendens chromosome 7, fBetSpl5.4, whole genome shotgun sequence encodes:
- the znf740b gene encoding zinc finger protein 740b isoform X1: MTHHSNISVRDHMKWAGLLGCEAVLSSMALMQANNISGQKKMMSPLSQGHRASPDSHQNHSQHSHNHHGHQVHHAQAHNSHMGHSSAGSCPPLLIRKDGDYHSRMMDEKDMQANQNMQPKKKHKKSGSSNKVKEEHLLPIDMDEDSSLKVQKNFICDHCYGAFRSSYHLKRHILTHTGEKPFACDACDMRFIQRYHLDRHKRVHSGEKPYQCDRCHQNFSRTDRLLRHRRLCTVGMSKEENQYSQDASAHPASWSPLQPSNNRLTV
- the znf740b gene encoding zinc finger protein 740b isoform X2 — translated: MALMQANNISGQKKMMSPLSQGHRASPDSHQNHSQHSHNHHGHQVHHAQAHNSHMGHSSAGSCPPLLIRKDGDYHSRMMDEKDMQANQNMQPKKKHKKSGSSNKVKEEHLLPIDMDEDSSLKVQKNFICDHCYGAFRSSYHLKRHILTHTGEKPFACDACDMRFIQRYHLDRHKRVHSGEKPYQCDRCHQNFSRTDRLLRHRRLCTVGMSKEENQYSQDASAHPASWSPLQPSNNRLTV